One genomic window of Brevundimonas vesicularis includes the following:
- a CDS encoding AAA family ATPase, which produces MPNAKTGTYLTELKLSNIKSFKDDHVLSLRDSEDRLARWTLILGDNGVGKTTLLQCIAHMAPFRNTNDPDGAKDPTFFIEPTGASEVSNIEALARHGAQNVRLEATFVAAGVLDESQRNRRSRQFTNFVEFERKSGKIERFEASQTEDVIKKEPLIIAYGAGRKLGRGNIDPVSATAGMASLFDDQVELVDAEELIQQLDYAALRRGSKISSRQNRVMKEMIAALLPDVETAENIILYGPSPLTPRQKVGVVVRTPYGEVPLSELSFGYQTMTAWLADIGYRLFRHYPESANPLLQPAIVLVDEIDLHLHPRWQRQLRERLAAHFPAVQFIATAHSPLMAQAYMSENLAVVRREGDHAVIVNEPDAVKGWRLDQVITSELFGLTSAYSPEVEALFETQRLLRTKRQRTPAETLRLAEVEQQLMDLPQESDPADDRALAIIRRAAARLERDGADT; this is translated from the coding sequence ATGCCGAACGCCAAGACTGGTACGTACCTGACCGAGCTCAAGCTCTCGAACATCAAGTCGTTCAAGGACGATCATGTTCTGAGCCTGCGCGACAGCGAAGATCGCTTGGCCAGGTGGACACTGATCCTGGGCGATAACGGCGTGGGTAAGACTACCTTGCTCCAGTGTATCGCCCACATGGCACCCTTCCGGAACACTAATGACCCGGACGGCGCGAAGGACCCCACCTTCTTTATTGAGCCTACGGGAGCGTCGGAAGTTTCCAATATTGAGGCGCTTGCACGTCATGGCGCGCAAAATGTGCGGCTCGAGGCGACGTTCGTCGCCGCTGGCGTGCTCGACGAGTCGCAGCGAAACCGCCGGTCCCGGCAATTCACCAACTTCGTCGAGTTCGAGCGGAAGAGCGGCAAAATCGAGCGGTTCGAGGCAAGCCAGACTGAAGACGTCATAAAAAAGGAACCCCTGATCATCGCCTACGGTGCCGGTCGAAAGCTCGGGCGGGGCAACATCGATCCGGTGTCCGCCACAGCCGGGATGGCCTCGCTCTTTGACGACCAGGTCGAGCTCGTGGACGCCGAGGAGTTGATTCAGCAGCTTGACTACGCGGCGCTGCGGCGAGGCAGCAAGATCTCCTCGCGCCAGAACAGGGTTATGAAGGAGATGATCGCGGCCCTGCTGCCCGACGTGGAGACGGCCGAGAACATTATCCTTTACGGCCCCTCCCCCCTCACGCCGCGGCAGAAGGTAGGGGTCGTAGTCCGCACCCCATACGGCGAAGTTCCACTAAGTGAGCTCAGCTTCGGTTATCAGACGATGACGGCGTGGCTGGCGGACATTGGCTACCGGCTATTCCGGCACTATCCCGAGAGCGCCAACCCCTTGCTACAACCAGCTATCGTGCTGGTGGACGAGATCGACCTTCACCTCCACCCACGTTGGCAGCGGCAACTTCGCGAACGGCTGGCGGCCCACTTCCCGGCAGTGCAGTTCATCGCTACCGCCCACAGCCCGCTCATGGCCCAGGCCTACATGTCGGAGAACCTGGCCGTGGTGCGCCGCGAGGGCGACCATGCCGTGATCGTCAACGAGCCGGATGCGGTCAAGGGCTGGCGACTCGACCAGGTCATCACCTCGGAACTCTTCGGCCTGACATCGGCCTATTCGCCAGAGGTCGAGGCCCTTTTCGAGACACAGCGCCTACTCCGCACCAAGCGCCAGCGGACCCCGGCCGAGACCCTGCGGCTCGCCGAGGTCGAGCAGCAACTGATGGACCTGCCGCAGGAGAGTGATCCAGCCGACGACCGGGCACTGGCGATCATCCGCCGCGCCGCGGCGCGCTTGGAGCGGGACGGCGCCGACACGTGA
- a CDS encoding aKG-HExxH-type peptide beta-hydroxylase, giving the protein MPSPSISDLDLDFTRPWFPGLAEHLVGPVLAARGLTPATYRTKRWIDGEAVDAGPPSRFEDPPSSLIKPYAEMGLAFAAPPSSKAHALLGDAWGFLDRVPDAEQAISTLVCSIHVLEPPGPGYDTSHSDPDLPCSIFLSLPIGEPHAALRAAESILHEAMHLQLTLIEAQVPVVRASGATLYSPWQQCHRPVSGLVHGLYVFAAIDAYLAELLTQDGVLDETAAFARKRRREIGEEISEAREVVGHNDLTRFGLAFVDGLLAEMNARA; this is encoded by the coding sequence ATGCCGAGCCCGTCGATTTCTGACCTGGACCTCGACTTCACCCGGCCGTGGTTTCCGGGCCTTGCGGAGCATCTGGTGGGGCCGGTTCTGGCCGCGCGCGGCCTGACCCCCGCCACGTATCGAACCAAGCGCTGGATTGACGGGGAAGCAGTAGACGCCGGACCACCATCGCGCTTCGAAGATCCGCCGTCGTCGCTGATCAAACCCTATGCCGAGATGGGGCTGGCCTTCGCCGCCCCGCCTAGCTCGAAGGCTCATGCCTTGCTCGGCGACGCCTGGGGGTTCCTGGACCGTGTGCCCGATGCGGAGCAGGCGATCTCGACCCTCGTTTGCTCGATTCATGTCCTCGAGCCACCCGGTCCGGGCTACGACACCAGCCATAGCGATCCTGACCTGCCGTGCTCAATCTTCCTGTCACTGCCCATCGGCGAGCCGCACGCGGCGCTTCGGGCTGCCGAGTCAATCCTCCACGAGGCCATGCACCTGCAGCTCACGCTGATCGAGGCGCAGGTGCCGGTCGTGCGGGCCAGCGGCGCGACCCTCTATTCGCCGTGGCAGCAATGCCACCGCCCGGTGTCTGGTCTCGTGCACGGCCTCTATGTCTTCGCCGCGATCGACGCCTACTTGGCCGAGCTGCTGACCCAGGACGGAGTCCTCGACGAAACGGCCGCATTCGCGCGGAAGCGACGGCGCGAGATCGGCGAGGAGATTAGCGAGGCGAGGGAGGTCGTGGGCCACAACGACCTGACGCGCTTCGGCCTGGCCTTCGTCGATGGCTTGCTGGCGGAGATGAACGCGCGCGCCTAG
- the yhhC gene encoding cyclophane-containing peptide 2OG-Fe(II) oxygenase YhhC yields MSVAATGFDIGRPDLQVAPFKHILVDRCLDPHAETALLDWFERDAPWRLVETDFYEQYEFSLFHETLPPAVARLFDECAMAALRRQLSETFGVSFTPRLNAIAHKLTPGQRIAIHNDYLVGEETHRLTVQLNRGLDVEAGGLFMLFNSFDPTDIHSIHRPLSRSGIGFAIGPDSHHAVSRMHAGERFTIVFSFYAEPVDF; encoded by the coding sequence ATGAGCGTCGCCGCCACGGGGTTCGACATCGGCCGGCCGGATCTGCAGGTGGCGCCTTTCAAGCACATCCTGGTGGACCGCTGCCTGGATCCGCACGCTGAGACGGCGCTGCTGGACTGGTTCGAGCGGGACGCGCCTTGGCGGCTGGTCGAAACCGACTTCTACGAGCAGTACGAATTCAGCCTGTTCCATGAGACTTTGCCGCCAGCGGTCGCCCGCCTGTTCGACGAGTGCGCTATGGCGGCGCTCCGCCGGCAGCTGTCCGAGACGTTCGGCGTTTCGTTCACGCCACGCCTAAACGCCATCGCACACAAGTTGACGCCCGGTCAGCGCATCGCGATCCACAATGACTACCTTGTCGGCGAAGAGACCCACCGGCTGACCGTGCAGCTCAACCGCGGGCTCGATGTGGAGGCTGGCGGCCTCTTCATGTTGTTCAACAGCTTCGATCCCACCGACATTCATTCCATCCATCGGCCCCTCTCGCGCAGCGGGATCGGCTTTGCGATCGGGCCGGACTCGCATCACGCCGTTTCGCGCATGCACGCCGGGGAGCGGTTCACGATCGTCTTTTCCTTCTATGCCGAGCCCGTCGATTTCTGA
- the yhhA gene encoding YhhA family cyclophane-containing RiPP (triceptide-type peptide natural product; maturases include a radical SAM/SPASM enzyme and a 2OG-Fe(II) oxygenase), which produces MTELDPKAFAAGPESKLIGLKAISSTALRRLIEEVRNTGDAKADVTAYNRTYHRHNR; this is translated from the coding sequence ATGACTGAGTTGGACCCCAAAGCCTTTGCCGCCGGACCCGAATCGAAGCTGATCGGCCTGAAGGCGATTAGCAGCACCGCCTTGCGCCGGCTTATCGAGGAGGTGCGCAACACGGGCGACGCCAAAGCCGATGTGACGGCCTACAATCGCACCTATCACCGGCACAATCGCTGA
- the yhhB gene encoding cyclophane-forming radical SAM/SPASM peptide maturase YhhB, whose translation MPAETPFVLDTVLLKVASRCNLDCSYCYVYHMGDEGWRDQPKRMSAETGARIAEQLGGVFRAQQVPFSVVLHGGEPLLLGRKRLAELLAALRAELPQPCGLHIQTNGLLLSDDIIDVLIAYDVGVSISIDGPAETHDQFRVDHLGRGSYTRVSKAIARLRARPDAMPLFAGVLAVIDPRTDPAAVYASLKAAGAPGVDVLVRDGNWDRLPFGKAAPETLEYGKWLEGLLMAYLADADPPRVRLLDDLLRLILGGRSQKEGVGLSDYGILVIEPDGEVQKNDTLKVAHAGADRFETTWNVHRDRLTDILGSQAYAAYHAQQQPTSSLCQACPELSVCGGGMVAHRWRDGSGYENPTIFCADQKHLIAAMRATIAQLPALEPRSTAA comes from the coding sequence GTGCCGGCGGAGACACCGTTCGTTCTCGACACGGTGCTGTTGAAGGTTGCGAGCCGCTGCAACCTCGATTGCAGTTACTGCTACGTCTATCACATGGGCGACGAGGGCTGGCGCGATCAGCCCAAACGTATGAGCGCCGAGACCGGCGCTCGCATCGCCGAGCAACTGGGCGGCGTCTTCCGTGCGCAGCAGGTTCCCTTCAGCGTCGTACTTCACGGGGGCGAGCCGCTGCTCTTGGGACGCAAGCGGCTGGCCGAGCTGCTCGCTGCGCTGCGCGCCGAGCTCCCGCAGCCTTGCGGGCTTCACATCCAGACCAACGGCCTGCTGCTGAGCGACGACATCATCGATGTCCTGATCGCCTACGATGTGGGCGTGTCGATCAGCATCGATGGCCCGGCAGAAACCCACGACCAGTTTCGGGTCGATCACCTCGGACGTGGGAGCTACACGCGGGTTTCGAAGGCGATCGCCCGGCTGCGAGCGCGCCCGGACGCGATGCCCTTGTTCGCCGGGGTGTTGGCTGTCATCGACCCACGCACCGACCCCGCGGCGGTCTATGCCTCGCTGAAGGCTGCCGGGGCGCCGGGCGTGGACGTCCTGGTGCGCGACGGGAACTGGGATCGGCTTCCGTTCGGCAAGGCGGCTCCTGAGACGCTCGAGTACGGCAAATGGCTTGAAGGTCTGCTGATGGCCTATCTTGCCGATGCCGATCCTCCGCGGGTGCGCCTGCTCGACGACTTATTGCGGCTGATCTTGGGGGGGCGGTCCCAAAAGGAAGGGGTCGGCCTTTCCGACTACGGCATCCTAGTGATTGAGCCCGACGGCGAAGTGCAGAAGAACGACACCCTGAAGGTGGCGCACGCCGGAGCCGACCGCTTCGAGACCACCTGGAATGTCCACCGTGATCGGCTGACGGACATCCTCGGGAGCCAAGCCTACGCGGCCTACCACGCTCAGCAGCAACCCACGTCCAGTCTATGCCAAGCCTGCCCCGAACTGAGCGTATGCGGCGGCGGCATGGTCGCCCACCGCTGGCGCGACGGCTCGGGATATGAGAATCCCACCATTTTCTGCGCCGACCAGAAGCACCTCATCGCGGCCATGCGTGCGACGATCGCGCAATTGCCCGCCTTGGAACCGAGAAGCACCGCCGCATGA
- the yhhA gene encoding YhhA family cyclophane-containing RiPP (triceptide-type peptide natural product; maturases include a radical SAM/SPASM enzyme and a 2OG-Fe(II) oxygenase), producing MDRPQQTDTILRAKEVPSAALARLIGEVTGPEVKAAAGRYNRTHNRHNR from the coding sequence ATGGATCGACCGCAGCAAACCGACACCATTCTCCGCGCCAAGGAGGTGCCCTCTGCGGCCCTGGCGCGGCTCATCGGCGAAGTCACCGGGCCCGAAGTGAAGGCAGCTGCCGGTCGCTACAACCGGACGCACAACCGGCACAATCGATAG
- a CDS encoding tyrosine-type recombinase/integrase, with the protein MKQTPENRSLPLWQWPTFDRERWTQAIQGRDIFDLRSNALSELAPATIEGIAHGYGHWLNWLGREEPYLLMLRPGDRATIDVLRVYHSAMRKQGLADYTIAGRIRSIARALGAIEPDNDWSILRLAADRVHREAKPQKEIRNILRPAAEVLDLGFALMEDAVTGAHGPDAGGYGSLRFRDGLMIALLIFCPLRRRNLASLAIGNGLERQGDHWQIRIPGEETKSGREIFCRWPGQLDVALAEYLTVHRPALLARYAVRGPATEALWISRHGRKMSSQAIYETVCRRTEVEFGTAIHPHAFRHIAATTIATSAPEQIDLIMTILGHSSIRTSEKYYNKARALEAALRVNQNRARERRASHPAGIGWRAAGILADGTIQSRPS; encoded by the coding sequence ATGAAGCAGACGCCTGAGAACCGCTCTTTACCGCTCTGGCAGTGGCCAACCTTTGATAGGGAGCGTTGGACACAAGCCATTCAGGGCCGCGACATCTTCGATCTTCGATCGAACGCTCTTTCTGAGCTGGCGCCGGCCACGATCGAAGGGATCGCGCATGGGTATGGCCATTGGCTGAACTGGCTAGGTCGAGAGGAGCCGTACCTTCTCATGCTCCGGCCGGGGGACCGGGCGACCATTGACGTCTTGCGGGTTTATCATTCAGCCATGAGAAAGCAGGGGCTTGCAGACTACACGATCGCTGGTCGGATCCGCTCGATTGCAAGAGCCTTGGGAGCGATCGAGCCAGATAACGACTGGTCCATCCTCCGGCTCGCGGCCGACCGTGTTCATCGCGAAGCCAAACCCCAAAAGGAGATCCGAAACATCCTGCGACCCGCTGCCGAAGTGCTGGATTTAGGGTTCGCTTTGATGGAAGACGCCGTAACGGGCGCCCACGGTCCAGATGCGGGCGGCTATGGTTCGCTCCGGTTTCGGGATGGGCTGATGATTGCGTTGCTCATCTTCTGCCCGCTACGGCGCCGCAACCTTGCATCGCTGGCCATTGGTAATGGATTGGAGAGGCAAGGTGATCACTGGCAGATCCGTATCCCCGGCGAAGAGACCAAATCCGGACGGGAAATCTTTTGCCGTTGGCCGGGTCAGTTGGATGTGGCGTTGGCCGAGTATCTGACGGTTCACAGACCAGCACTGCTTGCACGATATGCCGTTCGTGGGCCAGCTACCGAAGCTCTCTGGATATCGCGCCACGGCCGCAAGATGTCATCTCAGGCCATATATGAAACGGTGTGTCGGCGGACGGAGGTCGAGTTTGGGACGGCGATCCATCCTCATGCATTTCGCCATATTGCTGCGACAACGATTGCGACCAGCGCGCCAGAACAGATCGACCTGATAATGACGATCTTGGGCCATTCTTCGATCCGCACGTCCGAAAAATACTACAACAAGGCGCGCGCTTTGGAGGCGGCCTTGAGGGTGAACCAGAACCGGGCTCGCGAGCGTCGAGCCTCACACCCGGCCGGGATCGGTTGGCGGGCTGCTGGGATACTCGCCGACGGAACTATCCAATCGCGTCCTAGCTAG
- a CDS encoding site-specific integrase, which produces MMTTETADAMLVLRRASDAPRATKASVRRGWVRAFDLDDPTDTPRTFAEVIARLDMQDPPHRYADQVKCAFNRMSDVFGKAPGQVPTDPVVIRKLIADAVPAAVPKMTPARWTRIRSLVTTHLRKSGIEIEPGRDVGGHSAEWSVLLEGAAKPIQLGLSRFASYCTRHAVQPTNVNEATFDQFEIYLRDRSLKEGHEAVFRNSVRRWNDAVGVVVGWPQVTIPLKRHARYFSRPWTDFPASYVAEVESFLTSYAVDDIFADDYKDKSAPTTISLRRRQLRLLSSLLVCSGFPIESLTSLSVLVTPENAISAFRVQKDRKGICRSLEQMVWLLSLIADKTVKNSAHAAELRERAKRLSKKLSKRTGMSERNLARLRQFDVPANRAALLNLPYRVFAEARMDEGRDKSDPRRLMLAFAVEMLLFAALRGSNLTALEIDRHFVVIGRGRHQVRHLHIDSEEMKGPDDLEMAMPPDTSALMDEYLALYWPRLASAGSSFLFPNRFGQKRATAHFAQAICAFVREETGLIMHVHLFRHLAVKMYLAAHPGDMETARQFLGHRSDKVTRTHYAESQSNTAHAQYHHTLAEARVSLRQGVR; this is translated from the coding sequence ATGATGACTACAGAAACTGCTGATGCGATGCTTGTTCTACGTCGTGCCTCGGATGCTCCGCGCGCCACGAAGGCGTCAGTCCGCCGCGGATGGGTCCGCGCCTTTGATTTGGACGATCCGACGGATACGCCCAGGACCTTTGCGGAGGTCATCGCTCGCCTTGATATGCAGGATCCGCCGCATCGCTATGCCGATCAGGTAAAGTGCGCCTTCAACCGCATGTCTGATGTCTTTGGTAAAGCTCCAGGGCAGGTGCCGACTGATCCGGTGGTTATTCGAAAACTCATTGCAGATGCGGTGCCTGCCGCGGTGCCGAAGATGACGCCTGCTCGCTGGACGCGCATCCGTAGCCTTGTGACCACGCACCTTCGAAAAAGCGGGATCGAAATTGAGCCTGGTCGCGACGTCGGCGGCCACAGCGCTGAATGGTCTGTCCTTCTTGAGGGAGCTGCGAAGCCTATCCAACTGGGGCTTTCTCGGTTTGCTAGCTACTGCACACGCCATGCGGTTCAGCCGACGAACGTCAATGAAGCGACCTTCGATCAGTTCGAAATTTATCTGCGTGACCGCTCTTTGAAAGAGGGCCACGAAGCCGTGTTTCGCAACTCGGTCCGCCGTTGGAATGATGCTGTCGGTGTTGTTGTAGGCTGGCCTCAAGTGACAATTCCCCTCAAGCGCCATGCACGCTATTTCTCGCGGCCTTGGACAGATTTCCCAGCTAGCTATGTCGCCGAAGTAGAGTCCTTTCTGACGTCGTACGCGGTGGATGATATTTTCGCGGACGATTATAAGGATAAGTCCGCTCCCACGACGATTTCGCTCCGGCGCCGTCAGCTACGCCTCCTCTCAAGCCTTCTGGTTTGCAGCGGCTTTCCTATCGAAAGTCTCACAAGCCTGTCGGTTCTCGTCACCCCTGAAAATGCTATCTCAGCTTTCAGAGTCCAAAAAGATCGGAAGGGTATATGCCGATCACTTGAGCAGATGGTTTGGCTTCTTTCACTTATTGCCGACAAAACCGTGAAAAACAGTGCTCACGCCGCTGAATTGCGTGAGCGCGCCAAGCGGCTTAGCAAAAAGCTCAGCAAACGTACTGGCATGTCAGAGCGCAACCTGGCGCGGCTGCGGCAGTTCGATGTGCCAGCCAATAGAGCGGCGCTGCTGAACCTTCCCTACAGGGTCTTCGCTGAAGCGCGTATGGACGAGGGGCGCGATAAGAGTGATCCGCGTCGCCTGATGCTGGCTTTTGCGGTCGAGATGCTACTTTTCGCGGCGCTTCGAGGGAGCAATCTCACCGCCTTGGAAATAGATCGGCACTTTGTTGTGATCGGGCGTGGACGCCACCAGGTTCGCCATCTTCATATTGACTCGGAGGAGATGAAGGGCCCAGACGACCTCGAAATGGCCATGCCGCCTGACACCAGCGCGCTGATGGATGAGTATCTCGCTCTGTATTGGCCTCGCCTCGCATCGGCTGGATCTAGCTTCTTGTTTCCGAACCGCTTTGGCCAAAAACGGGCAACGGCCCATTTCGCTCAGGCAATCTGTGCATTCGTGCGCGAGGAGACCGGCCTGATCATGCATGTGCACTTGTTCCGGCACCTTGCAGTCAAAATGTATCTCGCCGCGCACCCTGGAGATATGGAAACGGCGCGTCAGTTCCTAGGGCATCGGTCCGACAAGGTGACCCGCACGCACTATGCAGAGTCGCAGTCCAATACCGCCCATGCGCAATACCATCACACCCTTGCCGAGGCCCGCGTTAGCCTACGTCAGGGTGTCAGATGA
- a CDS encoding helix-turn-helix domain-containing protein: MMRVPTNLGLMMTKAEVSQRLQVSIKTIERWMASGELPVHRFGKSVRISAADYRVFVERGRN; this comes from the coding sequence ATGATGAGGGTGCCAACGAACCTCGGTCTGATGATGACGAAAGCCGAAGTTTCACAACGCCTCCAGGTGTCAATCAAAACGATCGAGCGGTGGATGGCTTCCGGCGAATTGCCCGTCCACCGCTTCGGCAAAAGCGTCCGGATATCTGCCGCCGACTATCGTGTATTTGTCGAAAGAGGGCGAAATTGA
- a CDS encoding helix-turn-helix transcriptional regulator, translating into MHHAIKSPCLERLPSVLMRTGMGKSWIYREIAAGRFPPPVKIGRFSAWNTAAVDAWIETALIVEASLVPAQSGDRA; encoded by the coding sequence GTGCATCACGCCATCAAATCCCCCTGCCTCGAACGGTTGCCTTCGGTTCTCATGCGGACCGGCATGGGCAAGTCTTGGATCTATCGCGAAATCGCAGCCGGTCGTTTTCCACCTCCGGTAAAGATCGGCCGATTCAGTGCCTGGAACACCGCTGCAGTTGATGCCTGGATCGAGACTGCGCTGATCGTTGAGGCATCTCTCGTACCGGCCCAATCCGGGGATCGCGCATGA
- a CDS encoding helix-turn-helix transcriptional regulator → MSVDSLRLERLTSVVARTGMSRSWLYKQVAAGRFPPPCKVGGASRWSAAAVDDWIYAQLDAARASAGGRQ, encoded by the coding sequence ATGTCAGTCGATAGCCTCCGCCTTGAGCGGCTGACGAGCGTTGTCGCTCGCACGGGCATGAGCCGCTCTTGGCTCTACAAACAGGTCGCCGCCGGCCGCTTTCCACCTCCATGCAAGGTGGGTGGCGCCTCGCGTTGGAGCGCAGCTGCGGTCGATGATTGGATTTATGCCCAACTCGATGCCGCAAGAGCGTCTGCCGGAGGGCGCCAATGA
- a CDS encoding tyrosine-type recombinase/integrase, with protein sequence MPRKAKELSALAVSRLRDEGRHAVGGVDGLHLRIAGASRAWVLRATVGERRCDIGLGPFPEVTLAEARDAAIDLRRQIRRGIDPVEERKHARLQNQAERQPVTSFGSCVEAYVEMNRAGWKNKKHAAQWSATLKTYAYPTIGESAVADVDTRAVLTILQPIWTSKTETASRLRGRIEAVLDWARVQGFRDGDNPARWRGHLDKILPPRRRVQDVIHHAALPYNKVAELIRDLQMRPGASARALEFSILCASRSGEVRGALWNEFDLEGAIWTIPADRMKAGKEHRVPLAPQAVQLLRILPRFDKEPHVFGAPRGGPLSDMSLTAVLKRMGYTDITQHGFRSTFRDWAGETTNYPREVIEHALAHQLKDKAEAAYQRGDLLQKRASLMRDWGDFCTRFPTTD encoded by the coding sequence GTGCCGCGCAAAGCCAAGGAGTTGTCTGCACTGGCCGTGAGCCGCCTCAGAGATGAAGGGCGCCACGCAGTTGGCGGTGTCGATGGTTTGCACTTGCGCATAGCGGGGGCAAGTCGAGCTTGGGTGCTGCGCGCAACGGTCGGTGAACGCCGTTGCGATATAGGCTTGGGGCCGTTTCCAGAAGTGACGCTCGCGGAGGCTCGCGATGCCGCAATCGACTTAAGGCGGCAAATCCGGAGGGGCATTGATCCCGTGGAGGAGCGGAAACACGCCAGACTGCAGAATCAGGCAGAGCGGCAGCCTGTAACCAGCTTCGGATCCTGCGTGGAGGCCTATGTGGAAATGAACCGTGCAGGCTGGAAGAATAAGAAGCACGCCGCTCAGTGGTCAGCGACTTTGAAGACCTACGCCTATCCCACGATTGGCGAGAGTGCTGTCGCCGACGTGGATACGCGTGCGGTGCTTACCATCTTACAGCCGATCTGGACCTCAAAAACCGAGACAGCCAGTCGTCTGCGGGGCCGGATTGAAGCGGTCCTCGACTGGGCTCGGGTTCAAGGGTTTCGGGATGGCGACAACCCAGCGCGATGGCGTGGCCACCTAGATAAAATTCTGCCTCCACGTCGACGTGTGCAGGACGTCATTCACCATGCAGCTCTGCCCTATAACAAAGTCGCTGAGCTGATCCGCGACCTCCAAATGCGACCTGGCGCTAGCGCCCGTGCTCTCGAGTTCAGCATCCTGTGCGCTTCGCGGTCCGGCGAGGTCAGAGGGGCCCTGTGGAATGAGTTCGATCTGGAGGGCGCTATTTGGACAATCCCAGCCGACCGTATGAAGGCGGGTAAAGAGCACCGGGTCCCGCTCGCGCCTCAAGCGGTCCAGTTGCTGAGAATCCTGCCGCGTTTCGACAAGGAGCCTCACGTGTTCGGGGCGCCTCGAGGAGGGCCGCTATCTGACATGTCATTGACGGCCGTACTCAAGCGTATGGGTTATACGGATATAACCCAACATGGGTTTCGATCGACTTTCAGAGATTGGGCTGGCGAAACGACAAACTACCCCCGGGAGGTGATCGAGCACGCCCTTGCGCATCAACTGAAAGACAAGGCGGAAGCCGCCTACCAGCGTGGTGACCTCCTCCAAAAGCGGGCCTCATTGATGAGGGACTGGGGCGACTTCTGCACGCGCTTTCCGACGACGGATTGA
- a CDS encoding retropepsin-like aspartic protease, with protein sequence MYALILIAGLAINAPQPTTGQPRQQAAAAAAPMLASKESALTRDSRGRPTIEAEINGKGPFRMVVDTAAQTSLLTPALIDELGLPAIGEMGVGGVAGQQQAALYGVDHFKTALFDRTAVGMIALPNATVTEARGIVGMEVFTQDRVVFDNAAKRLSIEPSGIPKTGFVSVAGRLNDSGLLEVPVDIDGVTFNALIDTGASVSVASGGALKALGWTETDSHLAPAGEIRGATDHGTAVLEGTVNRIRLGPVNFQNVPLIFVADEAPDARGGQTPELILGSDLLNNLDAFALDFPKAELQVRIPK encoded by the coding sequence ATGTACGCTCTGATCCTGATCGCCGGCCTGGCCATCAACGCGCCCCAGCCCACCACTGGGCAGCCACGGCAGCAAGCCGCGGCAGCCGCGGCGCCCATGCTCGCTTCCAAGGAGTCGGCCTTGACCCGCGACAGCCGTGGCCGACCGACGATCGAGGCTGAGATCAATGGGAAGGGACCCTTCCGTATGGTCGTCGATACCGCCGCGCAGACCAGCCTTCTGACGCCGGCGCTGATCGACGAGCTGGGGTTGCCGGCGATTGGGGAGATGGGTGTCGGCGGGGTCGCTGGCCAGCAGCAGGCTGCGCTTTATGGCGTCGATCATTTCAAGACAGCCCTGTTTGATAGGACGGCCGTCGGCATGATCGCCTTGCCGAACGCGACGGTCACCGAGGCGCGCGGCATCGTCGGCATGGAGGTTTTCACCCAGGATCGTGTCGTCTTCGACAACGCTGCAAAGCGTCTTTCGATCGAACCCTCCGGTATCCCGAAGACGGGCTTTGTCTCCGTCGCCGGCCGCCTCAACGACAGCGGCCTGCTTGAGGTGCCGGTCGACATCGACGGCGTAACCTTCAACGCTTTGATCGATACCGGCGCATCCGTTTCCGTGGCGTCTGGAGGGGCCTTGAAGGCCCTCGGCTGGACGGAGACCGATTCGCACCTTGCGCCAGCGGGCGAGATCCGCGGTGCGACCGACCATGGGACGGCGGTCCTAGAGGGAACTGTGAACCGCATCCGTTTGGGGCCGGTCAACTTCCAGAACGTGCCGTTGATCTTCGTTGCTGACGAAGCACCTGACGCCAGGGGGGGGCAAACGCCAGAGCTGATCCTCGGGTCGGACCTGTTGAATAACCTCGATGCCTTCGCCCTGGATTTTCCCAAGGCGGAGCTTCAGGTTCGGATACCGAAATAG